aattttcaaatactcttattatataattataattatataaaaattataaaactatattactTTTATGACTATTTTTATTTCCGTATTTTTTTTCCAGTTTcaataaaatgtattaattaattttattatagtggctgattttttataataaaaaacgaAAAGAGAAACACATAAGTACATGTGTTTCTAttattgtataataaaaattagacaatatttttaattttttttgctgaatataaatatttttcccaTATACGAGAGGCATCATCTTAATTTTCTGTTATTGTTTCAATTGGATTTTATTggaaactatttttattttacgtatgtgtgtgtgtgtttgattttatttaaggAAATATAAAACATCTGTGACTTTGCTAGTGGGTATAGATGTTcccaaagaaaattaataattggcttttaaaggaaaaaattatgtatttttcatttcacCAAGAAGGCTTAATGAGCATGTACTAGGGTATTGAGTTTTATTGGATGaagcaaaaattaaattattatacttttaaaacattattatcaaagttaataaatataaaaataataatatttttttttcatcactcAACATGAAAAACATGATAGACACATGTTTTATagtattttcttaataattattatgtaaattaataccatgataaaaatgttgaagCAATTATTTGTATTTCCATTTAAAGTATGAGTTccgtgaattaaataataatattgatgaaaatgaaagtatagagaagaaaagttgttttaatagataaattatgaatattgaacgaaaatgatttaatatataaatgtgttttgatatattttggttaTAGGAAATTCAAACGCAGTTAGCTATAGATACAATTGGTTTGATGGATGTGTCAATGTTTTCATTGTGGTTGCTAATGTCCACTTTCATCACACTGCTTTTTGTATTATCAGTTATGCTTTTGACAGATTGATcataaaaactaacaaaaactaagagaaaagaagataaaatgcaAATGGCAACTTTTCTACTTAATTTGTTGTCAGCGTAAACAACATCTTATCTCTTTTACTTGTTATCTTGAGTTCATGAAAGAAATCTACGTATTAAATTCTCCTGGAAATAATATACTTTGGAAATAACATGTGTGACACCCGGACACTGATGAGGGTGAGAAGTGATCGCCGGTGTAAGAGGCATGGATAAGGAGTGACTCTTGGCAgacttccagtggaaggggcaagTGGACGAATCCAACATACATAAGAATGAAAGGGATTTAGAGACTGTATaccttaaaggaattgatttgggtACTCATATCAAttaaatgcatttgctttttgaTATCCTAACTCATAAGGACTTCATGATTAAACGTACTTAACCTATTACTCGTAGTAATTATGAAATAGATAATCTTCTGGAAAGTTTTCTCGGATAAGTGTGGTTTCTAAGAATTTATAATCAcatgtaaaacatatttttcaaattttgactgaattacaaaatatttcgGTTTCTAAATTCtctctataataataaaattttaatattcaaatgaaatttgATCCAATTGTTTTTAACTAAACTTgtcttttacattaattttataaaataaataacatatttgttTGAATACATTTTCTATTGACTGGAATTAATCTAAACGGACAATACTAACCCAAAAAGACATTAGGAATAATATCTTAGAAAAAGTGTTGGCCAGCTACGACACAGCTAATAAAAGCATGAATGAGAGAGCCAAGAAGACATTTCCATTTTTTGTAGCATGAACTATATAAAAACCATATAAACTTAAGGCGAGTGAGTTCACATACAATACAACATTGTTGAGATGCAGAATGCGACCGTTACCTACACCCTGAACTCAAAGTAACCTACTCTGCATGGTTGcaataaataaagcaaaaagaaaagcttttaCACAAGAACCAAAGCAAGACCCAAAATCGCAAGCCCAAGCCTGAATAAGGAAAACCCACGAAGCCCGTGGGAGTTAGAAAACCAGACCCTGACATCATCGACCACAGGCCCACAGAGAGAACTCATGTCATCACTTCTGGTGTTGTAGTATATGCTGTAAAAGGCGATTCTTGTCCTCTCGGCCTTGGCAGTGAAATTGAGGTTAGCAGTTTGGAAGGTGGAGTTGGAATTGGGAGTGTAGTGAACGTTCTGAGCCTGGTCACCGGCGAAGGCCATCACAGCAAGAGGCTCCTTGCATTTATCATCAGCATGTCCCAATGAGAAGGTCAAGCTGTAGGGTTTGTCAGGTTTGGTCTCAACCATTTGGGAAATGATGCCTTCTTTTCCGGAAAGCAACTCAACGGCTCTTCTGCCTTGTGGAACAGAGTAATGATCGGAATCTATGTAGCGGACGGCACGGTTCGATTCCACTATCCAACCTGGTAGCGAGGAGGTTTCTTCATCCAAATTTGTGGGAAGCAACACACCCAGTGAAGTATTGGTAAACATCCATGGCCCCTCTTCAAAGTCGCCATTGATCACTGCGTTTTCTGCAAATCTCAACACAACAACGCCGACGTTATTATCACGTGAAAGGAAAAATTGgtgattgatttaatatttgcgtatgtatatatatatacctttggGGGATTTGGGGGTGAAAAGCTTTTTGATAGCAATGTTGTCAATGATGGGGCCACAAGTGGGGTCGTCCTCCATTCCAGGATTCTTAAACACTAACCTAAAAGTGTCTTCCTCTGCGTTGAAAGAAACGGCGTAAGGGTTCCAACCCTGGACGTTGTATAGTGTCTGGAGGTCTATGGTTTGCGATGTAGACGCAACGGACACGTTGATGGATTCCAACTGGGCGCACGTGCGAGCCGCACAGAAGGTGACTGAGTAAATCGAACCTTTCTCCACCGTTACCTCCTGGCTGATCTCAGCGTCGTTGCCTAGCCTCACCGCGTGTCTACCCTGCGGTACGATGAGGATCATCCCACCCTGTTTTTGCCCTGACTCAACTAGCTCAACGGTGCCGTTTGACTTCCAGTTAGGTACTTCGCTGGGCCCCTCCACTATCGCCTCGTTCGGGAACCCATTTGATGGGGTAGCCTCGAAATCTCCATTTGCCACTAGCCCTGCATGCATAGtacatttttttcactttatttttctttttcatcttttccatttttaatcaTACTCACTTCAAATAACTATTCACAATTTCTATTAAAACACGTTTAAATTTGTATTTCCATTTTCGGTGCCCAAAATTTAAGATTctttaaatctaaaatgttaTATCAAGATagtgtttctgttttttttcttaaacaataataataataattaaatattgaagtTATAATGTTGGCCTTATATCCATTATCACTCAGGAGTGAGTTATAAAGTTGgtctttcatttaaaattattaacaaaaaaatcaactaGTATGTTTGTGTAaagtttaatttgaaaaaaaaaaatgcattttgtggataacaaatatttcatttaattttaaaaaatggacataaaaaataatgaaaacaacaGAAAGTATAAGTACTTAtgctatattttaaaaataagatataaaataaaaataatctcactttttaataacattttttttattattttaaatcatattttaatatttgaaactaAAGAAATTACTTTCTTACAGAACAACTATACAAATCCTATCACCCAGTCctctttcaaatttcaatttctaaaatggAAATTACTGGTAAAATCAACTgggttgaaaaattaaaaaggacgGCACACGATGTTATGGTACATTGATTCGATGTTTTTTACTGCTTCCAACATGTACTGATGCTTTCTGAATATATCTTTGAAAAGAATTTCTCCTTAGATTTAACGTTCAAGTTGAGTTAATGCCAATATAATTcttaatactaataaaaataacagaaaaaaaaaaaaagtaacgtTAAAAGCTTAATTCATGGGACCCAAAACAGATTAGACCTCAGCAAGATTacatttcaatttgaaataattCGAGGTTCCTCCAAAATCAATCCTAGCATCATTCGTTTTCCTTAACAACTTTatcaaaagattaaaaatgtATCCCGTCCCCCCTCTTATCACTATCTGAGACATGCCACAGCAGACGAAAAGTAGCGTTATGATTAAGCACGTTTAAGTGgtaaagtgaaaaaataattaaataaagaacATCCAAACAACAGCATAAGCCATGGCCCATTAGTGTTTGAAGGAAGCAAAGCATCaagcataatttattttaaggtgATAAAAAGCAATTACGATTAGTATGGTATGGGGCCATTAGTGTTTTTTCAACAGGTAAGAGCCGGATTGTCAAAGTGTATTCAAAAGCACATGCTCCTACCTTATCCCACAGGTAATTCCAAGTTCCAACCAAACGCAATGCAATGAAATGCAAATTAAGATTTATGTTGAGCTAGAGTGTAACAAGTATCTGCGTCGTTTCGCAGTGATTGCAACTTACCCATACCATACTTTCCAATTTATATCTGGTCCCATCCCTGCATTTATGTTTTTCACAACAATAGCACCAActcaaatataaaaacacaatAGGCTCTCACTATAATAAGGATTGCCTCATCAAAGAATGGACCTCAAGAATGTGAAAGCCCACATCGGAACAACAAAAGAAGGGGAAAACTTTCAAAAATGCCAACTTGCGAAGTAGCTTAGAAGCACACAATGACTCAAATAGTAACAAAAAAATGGATGAGAATAAGCTACCACTCAAAAGGGCTTCAAAATGAGTCAGTATGACAACTAGCCATGGGGACGAGGAGGTTGAAGGCAGCAAAAACGACAGAAAACGATGTTGACATGGAACAAATTGATGTATGGTCCCATCGAAAAGTTATATCATATAATCGTTACAATCATTTCTTTATGACCTCCATCAAATTCTATAAGGAACATCTTCAATCTTTGTGATTTACAAAAATTTCAGACACTCAACAACGCCCTAGAGTTGGTAATTGAATCCAGTTGAAAGCTTAAGCAGTAGCAGGGGCATGCGGGTCCTAACGCATGCTGCCCACTCCACTATAAGCTCAGCAATCCTTTCACTCTGACCAAAGGAGAACGAAAAAAAGCAGTTCTATTTCTTACTgtgtcttttattatttaactgagcatgggaatggtggaagataGCGACCTACACGACAATAATAGAAGTAAAAGTAATTTTGTTGGTAGCGTCCTTTACGGAAAGGTCCTCGCACTTTGGTCAAGATTGGAGGAAAAAAGCGTGTATTGGGAGACGGAAACACTGTGTCAATTCGGTCATTTCGCATCCCTAGGCCAACAACAACCAATAGTAAAACCTCTCACTCTTCGGACCCAACTTCTTCTTTAGTCCATCTCTACTACGCTGGTCATCATTTCCTTCTCCTACTATAACAAAACACTACCTATTttcatcttatattttttaggtACCTTGTGGGtgcttcctttttttatttgcaatttGCAATGCTAGTTTTCGGTCTTACATGCTACTATGCGTCCATAATTGCATGATGTGATGTTTTGCGGTGGATTTAGAGATCTATATGTCACAATACCAGCTTGTACCCCCTGCCCCAAAAAAGATCATAAGCAATCAAGACTTTTTAATTGGTACTATAGAGTCTgttcttataatttaataagCTTAACTGTTACCTAATCTTCACTTCATTACTATATTCATCAAATTCCTATTACCAATCATACAATGCTCTCGCAAAAAGTATATATACAATGCTCTACTTTTTTCAGTAAAAATATGCAGTACTGACTTGCACAACCATACTGATATGAGTATCATCAAAAACTGTCTATAGAGTAGCAACTAAAAGAAACACCAAGATAAAGAATTAAAGCAGTTTTAataaaagttctaagtttgtATTCGaaaaatactttcttttctggtatctatagtttttcttttgttacaaTCCATCATTGGGTATAGCTTTAACTAACATTCCTGCTATCACGGACTGTAGAGAAAGATTAGTAGGGATATGACTCAAAAGTAGAAGCTCCcttcagaaaatgaaaaatgaattaaaataagattgGTCATTAAAGTGATGATAGCTAGCAAGAGAAAACAACTTGTCACAACAAAGAGGAAGGTGGGCCTTCGGTGTTGAAAAACATGACCGTAGTAATGTGAACATTAAGTTCACTTCACTTTGATGTAAAACACCTTAAACGCAGTACATCTATGCTAAGTTATTGAAGTTGCAAACATGTTAAACACAAGGGAATCTGTTCCTAAGTTTGAATCAACAGATTCACTCTCGTGTTTCTATAACCGGCACATTCTTAATGTTGAACTCCAGAACATAAAAACTGTAACAGAATCACCGACGAAAACAACACCCAGAAAGCATCAGACAGCAATTACAAACATTTCATCTTTGTACCACGTATTGGGAAGGTAACTACAAACCCAGCAAAACCATAGAGAAGTTTACACTAAATGAAGAGTATGTATATACCAAACAACAATTGCAAAAGCAGCCAGCGAAATATCAGATCTCgggtgatgaagaagaggaaaagttaAAAAGTAGCAGAAGTGAAAGTGAGGTAGGAGGAAGAGGGACATTACCATCTTCTGCGAAGGTTGTGAGAGGCAAGTGGGAAAGGGCTAGAAGTGCAAAGATGGAGACCCATTTCATTGCTGTGGAGCTCCGAGCCATGTATCTGCACGGCCAGAaaaattctctcttttctctctctgaTACGTGTAGAGGGTACTATCACTCTGTTTCTTTGAGGAGTGCAAGGCAGAGTGTGTCTTTATATCCAAGATTCTCAACAGTGCCAAGGTccacttttttcctttttgcttaGGT
Above is a genomic segment from Vigna radiata var. radiata cultivar VC1973A chromosome 10, Vradiata_ver6, whole genome shotgun sequence containing:
- the LOC106776033 gene encoding uncharacterized protein LOC106776033; amino-acid sequence: MARSSTAMKWVSIFALLALSHLPLTTFAEDGLVANGDFEATPSNGFPNEAIVEGPSEVPNWKSNGTVELVESGQKQGGMILIVPQGRHAVRLGNDAEISQEVTVEKGSIYSVTFCAARTCAQLESINVSVASTSQTIDLQTLYNVQGWNPYAVSFNAEEDTFRLVFKNPGMEDDPTCGPIIDNIAIKKLFTPKSPKENAVINGDFEEGPWMFTNTSLGVLLPTNLDEETSSLPGWIVESNRAVRYIDSDHYSVPQGRRAVELLSGKEGIISQMVETKPDKPYSLTFSLGHADDKCKEPLAVMAFAGDQAQNVHYTPNSNSTFQTANLNFTAKAERTRIAFYSIYYNTRSDDMSSLCGPVVDDVRVWFSNSHGLRGFSLFRLGLAILGLALVLV